A single genomic interval of Cupriavidus sp. MP-37 harbors:
- a CDS encoding alpha/beta fold hydrolase: MPMFKQQIRLCTSRDGVRLAYAITGSGAPLVKAANWMSHLEFDVGSPVWSHMITALSDTHTLIRYDERGCGLSDRDIEDLSFEAWLRDLETIVDATGVDHFPLLGISQGASIAVAYAVAHPQRVSHLVLHGGYARGRLKRDHLSQRLLEEAELMNKLAELGWGQENPAFRQFFTTQFIPGGTAEQHAWFNELERVSTSPLNAARFMRVFNDIDVVALLPRVACPTLVLHAVRDARVPFDEGRLIASQIPGARFVPLESGNHLLLETEPAWRRWLEEVRAFLPSAQPARSPAFSALTRRERDIVELIAQGRDNAQIAAHLDLCEKTVRNHITSIFAKLEVENRGQAIVLARKAGFDRAGA; this comes from the coding sequence ATGCCGATGTTCAAGCAGCAGATCCGCCTGTGCACCAGCCGCGATGGCGTGCGGCTGGCCTATGCCATCACCGGCAGCGGCGCGCCGCTGGTCAAGGCGGCCAACTGGATGAGCCACCTGGAGTTCGACGTCGGCAGCCCGGTGTGGAGCCACATGATCACGGCGCTGTCCGACACCCATACGCTGATCCGCTATGACGAGCGCGGTTGCGGGCTCTCCGACCGCGATATCGAGGACCTGTCCTTCGAGGCCTGGCTGCGCGATCTCGAAACCATCGTCGACGCCACCGGCGTGGATCATTTCCCGCTGCTGGGTATCTCGCAGGGCGCATCGATCGCCGTGGCCTACGCGGTCGCGCATCCGCAGCGCGTCAGCCACCTCGTGCTGCACGGCGGCTATGCGCGCGGGCGCCTCAAGCGCGACCATCTCAGCCAGCGCCTGCTGGAGGAAGCCGAGCTGATGAACAAGCTGGCCGAGCTCGGCTGGGGCCAGGAGAACCCCGCCTTCCGCCAGTTTTTCACCACCCAGTTCATCCCCGGCGGTACCGCCGAGCAGCATGCCTGGTTCAACGAACTGGAGCGGGTCTCGACCTCGCCGCTGAATGCCGCGCGCTTCATGCGTGTGTTCAACGACATCGATGTGGTGGCGCTGCTGCCGCGCGTAGCGTGCCCGACGCTGGTGCTGCACGCGGTGCGCGATGCGCGCGTGCCGTTCGATGAAGGGCGCCTGATCGCCAGCCAGATTCCGGGCGCGCGCTTCGTGCCGCTGGAGAGCGGCAATCACCTGCTGCTGGAGACCGAGCCCGCGTGGCGCCGCTGGCTGGAAGAAGTGCGCGCGTTCCTGCCGTCGGCGCAGCCGGCGCGCTCCCCTGCGTTCAGCGCGCTGACGCGCCGCGAGCGCGATATCGTCGAGCTGATCGCGCAGGGGCGCGACAACGCGCAGATCGCCGCACACCTGGACCTGTGCGAGAAGACCGTGCGCAACCACATCACCAGCATCTTCGCCAAGCTGGAAGTGGAAAACCGCGGGCAGGCCATCGTGCT
- a CDS encoding potassium transporter Kup, translated as MTQSTTSHYFVESPSTRALVLGAVGVVFGDIGTSPLYALKECFSKEHGIAFSTDAVLGVISMLFWAMIIVVSIKYVVFVMRADNDGEGGVLALMALVLRTVAQRSGKARVLMMLGIFGACMFYGDAVITPAISVLSAVEGLEIAAPQLSHFVIPITLVILAALFLIQRHGTAAVGKLFGPVMTAWFLALGALGIYNLVQAPEILKAVNPYYGIIFLVEHALQAFIVLGSVFLVLTGAEALYVDMGHFGARPIRIGWFILVMPCLMLNYFGQGAMLLNNPAGTENPFYLMVPELLLIPMVLLATCATVIASQAVISGAYSLTSQAIQLGFLPRMRVRYTSAAEIGQIYLPVVNWMLLALVFAVVISFKKSENLAAAYGIAVTTTMVITTILATVCMRNVWKWNPALVAVLGAAFLVVDLSFFAANLLKVAEGGWFPLLLGSSAFFLLMTWYSGRKLLRARSLEDGIPLEPFIAGLLAHPPHRVEGTAVFLTGNTDSVPVSLLHNLKHNRVLHERVVFLNFITRDVPYVDDDQRLSCKDLGGGVFILKSEYGFKETPDVQKVLDLADRKLDMHFELMETSFFIARESVIPSKLPGMPMWRESLFAWMHQNGAKPSDFFQIPANRVVELGTKVEI; from the coding sequence ATGACCCAATCCACAACCAGCCACTATTTTGTCGAGAGCCCCAGCACGCGCGCGCTGGTGCTCGGCGCGGTAGGCGTCGTCTTCGGCGACATCGGCACCAGCCCGCTCTACGCCCTCAAGGAATGCTTCAGCAAGGAGCACGGCATCGCCTTCAGCACGGACGCCGTGCTGGGCGTGATCTCCATGCTGTTCTGGGCCATGATCATCGTGGTCTCGATCAAGTACGTGGTGTTCGTGATGCGGGCCGACAACGACGGCGAAGGCGGGGTGCTGGCGCTGATGGCGCTGGTGCTGCGCACCGTGGCGCAGCGCTCCGGCAAGGCCCGCGTGCTGATGATGCTGGGCATCTTCGGTGCCTGCATGTTCTACGGCGACGCGGTGATCACGCCGGCGATCTCGGTGCTGTCGGCGGTGGAGGGGCTGGAGATCGCCGCGCCGCAGCTGTCGCATTTTGTGATACCGATCACGCTGGTGATCCTGGCGGCGCTGTTTCTGATCCAGCGCCACGGCACCGCGGCGGTGGGCAAGCTGTTCGGGCCGGTGATGACGGCGTGGTTCCTGGCGCTGGGCGCATTGGGCATCTACAACCTGGTGCAGGCGCCGGAAATCCTGAAGGCGGTGAATCCCTACTACGGCATCATCTTCCTGGTCGAGCACGCGCTGCAGGCGTTTATCGTGCTCGGCTCGGTGTTCCTGGTGCTGACCGGGGCCGAGGCCCTGTATGTCGACATGGGCCACTTCGGCGCGCGCCCGATCCGCATCGGCTGGTTCATCCTGGTGATGCCGTGCCTGATGCTGAACTACTTCGGCCAGGGCGCGATGCTGCTGAACAACCCGGCCGGCACCGAGAACCCGTTCTACCTGATGGTGCCGGAACTGCTGCTGATCCCGATGGTGCTGCTGGCAACCTGCGCCACCGTGATCGCCTCGCAGGCGGTCATCTCGGGCGCGTACTCGCTGACCAGCCAGGCGATCCAGCTGGGTTTCCTGCCGCGCATGCGGGTGCGCTATACCTCGGCGGCCGAGATTGGCCAGATCTACCTGCCGGTGGTGAACTGGATGCTGCTGGCGCTGGTGTTCGCCGTCGTGATCTCGTTCAAGAAGTCCGAGAACCTGGCGGCTGCCTATGGCATCGCGGTGACCACCACCATGGTCATCACCACCATCCTGGCGACGGTGTGCATGCGCAATGTCTGGAAATGGAACCCCGCGCTGGTCGCGGTGCTGGGCGCGGCCTTCCTGGTGGTGGATTTGTCGTTCTTCGCGGCGAACCTGCTCAAGGTCGCCGAAGGCGGCTGGTTCCCGCTGCTGCTGGGCAGCAGTGCGTTCTTCCTGCTGATGACGTGGTACAGCGGCCGCAAGCTGCTGCGCGCGCGCAGCCTGGAAGACGGCATCCCCCTGGAGCCGTTCATCGCCGGCCTGCTGGCGCACCCGCCGCACCGCGTCGAAGGCACCGCGGTGTTCCTGACCGGCAACACCGATTCGGTGCCGGTCTCGCTGCTGCACAACCTGAAGCACAACCGCGTGCTGCATGAGCGCGTGGTGTTCCTGAACTTCATCACGCGCGACGTCCCCTACGTCGACGACGACCAGCGCCTGAGCTGCAAGGACCTGGGCGGCGGCGTGTTTATCCTGAAGTCCGAGTACGGCTTCAAGGAAACGCCCGACGTGCAGAAGGTGCTGGACCTGGCCGATCGCAAGCTCGACATGCATTTCGAGCTGATGGAGACCTCGTTCTTCATCGCCCGCGAATCGGTGATCCCGTCCAAGCTGCCGGGCATGCCGATGTGGCGCGAAAGCCTGTTCGCGTGGATGCACCAGAACGGCGCCAAGCCGTCCGACTTCTTCCAGATTCCGGCCAACCGGGTCGTCGAACTGGGCACCAAGGTCGAAATCTGA
- a CDS encoding ABC transporter ATP-binding protein, with protein MNLPNPAAAPAAPMIEATGINAWYGSSHVLRDIDFTVGAGETVGLLGRNGMGKSTLLRTLLGHVRQRQGRILVAGRDVSRAQPFEVARLGVAYVPEGRGIFPSLSVRENLLMAARKGCNGRNDWDEARVLDLFPRLKERLSHGGQQLSGGEQQMLSIGRALMTNPDCLVLDEATEGLAPRIVREIWAVIATVRSTGIASVVVDRNFRSVLAHADRAVVLEKGRVVLSGPASDLAGKPEALDRYLGV; from the coding sequence ATGAACCTGCCGAACCCCGCGGCGGCCCCGGCCGCGCCGATGATCGAGGCCACCGGCATCAACGCCTGGTACGGCTCGAGCCACGTGCTGCGCGACATCGACTTCACCGTCGGCGCGGGCGAGACGGTCGGGCTGCTGGGTCGCAACGGCATGGGCAAGAGCACGCTGTTGCGCACGCTGCTGGGCCACGTGCGCCAGCGCCAGGGCCGCATCCTGGTGGCCGGCCGCGATGTGTCGCGCGCGCAGCCGTTCGAGGTGGCGCGCCTCGGCGTGGCCTACGTGCCGGAGGGGCGCGGCATCTTCCCCAGCCTGTCGGTGCGCGAGAACCTGCTGATGGCTGCGCGCAAGGGCTGCAATGGCCGCAACGACTGGGACGAGGCGCGCGTGCTAGACCTGTTCCCGCGCCTGAAGGAACGCCTGTCCCATGGCGGCCAGCAGCTGTCCGGCGGCGAGCAGCAGATGCTGTCGATCGGCCGCGCGCTGATGACCAATCCCGACTGCCTGGTGCTGGACGAGGCCACGGAAGGACTGGCGCCGCGCATCGTGCGCGAGATCTGGGCCGTCATTGCCACCGTGCGGAGCACCGGCATCGCCTCGGTGGTGGTCGACCGCAATTTCCGCTCGGTGCTGGCGCACGCCGACCGTGCGGTGGTGCTGGAAAAGGGCCGGGTGGTGCTGTCCGGCCCTGCATCGGATCTCGCCGGCAAGCCGGAAGCGCTGGACCGCTACCTGGGTGTCTGA
- a CDS encoding ABC transporter ATP-binding protein, whose amino-acid sequence MSTPATTILEAQQLTRRFGGLTAVAGVDLTLALHEIHAVIGTNGAGKSTLINMLSGELPPSSGRLRLKGEDVTGWSQPRLARHGVGRSYQRNNIFLPLTVRENCRLAAQSRAQRAWRLWESAQGCRTAATLADEAMERAGLEHLAERRASDLAHGQKRQLEVAMCLATQPVALLLDEPLAGMGAEESARMLALLRGLREGHAILLVEHDMDAVFSVADRITVMVNGAVIATGSPEAIRTNHEVQVAYLGEEEDEAA is encoded by the coding sequence ATGAGCACGCCCGCCACCACCATCCTCGAAGCGCAGCAGCTGACCCGGCGCTTCGGCGGCCTGACCGCGGTGGCGGGCGTCGACCTGACGCTGGCGCTGCACGAGATCCACGCCGTGATCGGCACCAATGGCGCCGGCAAGTCGACCCTGATCAATATGCTGTCCGGCGAATTGCCGCCGTCCTCCGGCCGCCTGCGCCTGAAGGGCGAGGACGTGACCGGCTGGTCGCAGCCGCGGCTGGCGCGCCATGGGGTGGGGCGCAGCTACCAGCGCAACAACATCTTCCTGCCGCTGACGGTGCGCGAGAACTGCCGGCTGGCGGCGCAGTCGCGCGCGCAGCGCGCCTGGCGGCTGTGGGAAAGCGCCCAGGGCTGCCGCACTGCCGCGACGCTGGCCGACGAGGCCATGGAGCGCGCCGGGCTGGAGCACCTGGCGGAGCGGCGCGCCAGCGACCTCGCGCACGGGCAGAAGCGCCAGCTGGAAGTGGCGATGTGCCTGGCCACGCAGCCGGTCGCGCTGCTGCTGGACGAGCCGCTGGCGGGCATGGGCGCGGAAGAGTCGGCACGGATGCTGGCACTGCTGCGCGGCCTGCGCGAAGGCCACGCCATCCTGCTGGTGGAGCACGACATGGACGCGGTGTTCTCGGTCGCCGACCGCATCACCGTGATGGTCAACGGCGCCGTGATCGCCACCGGCAGTCCCGAGGCGATCCGCACCAACCATGAAGTCCAGGTTGCCTACCTGGGCGAGGAAGAGGACGAGGCCGCATGA
- a CDS encoding branched-chain amino acid ABC transporter permease, with amino-acid sequence MNPTTLPARRHAARNATLATALGWVVAFAVLAGLPLLLTADSHKFYIELLSKVMIMAIFALSLQLLIGYTGLVSLGHAAYFAMAAYATAMLAPQSGPGNGWVLLAAALAASAALALVVGALVLRTRGVYFIMVTLAFAQMVYFVFHDTKVAGGSDGTYIYFRPEFPVPGERLLTVNDPMHFYWLVWLGLVATVAVLMLVLRSRFGHALVGIRHNEQRMRAAGYATYRYQLGAFVAGGLLAGLAGFLYAIQFGFVNPEIASWHQSGNAMLMVILGGVGSLAGAVLGAFSFVLLAEWFSTLTKHWQLLMGGFIIVAVALLPRGLVSLPSVLRHGRRRRRNGDAGSGTGEAPAEPRSHTEAA; translated from the coding sequence ATGAATCCGACGACATTGCCGGCGCGCCGGCACGCTGCGCGCAACGCCACGCTCGCCACCGCGCTGGGCTGGGTGGTGGCCTTTGCGGTGCTGGCCGGGCTGCCGCTGCTGCTGACCGCGGACAGCCACAAGTTCTATATCGAGCTGCTCAGCAAGGTGATGATCATGGCGATCTTCGCGCTGTCGCTGCAGCTGCTGATCGGCTACACCGGGCTGGTCAGCCTGGGCCATGCCGCTTATTTCGCCATGGCGGCCTACGCCACCGCGATGCTGGCGCCGCAGAGCGGCCCCGGCAACGGCTGGGTCCTGCTGGCCGCCGCGCTGGCGGCGTCGGCCGCGCTGGCGCTGGTGGTGGGCGCGCTGGTGCTGCGCACGCGCGGAGTGTATTTCATCATGGTGACGCTGGCGTTCGCGCAGATGGTGTACTTCGTGTTCCACGACACCAAGGTCGCGGGCGGCAGCGATGGCACCTATATCTACTTCCGTCCGGAATTTCCCGTGCCGGGCGAGCGCCTGCTGACGGTGAACGACCCCATGCACTTCTACTGGCTGGTGTGGCTGGGGCTGGTGGCGACCGTGGCGGTGCTGATGCTGGTGCTGCGCTCGCGCTTCGGCCACGCGCTGGTCGGCATCCGCCATAACGAGCAACGCATGCGCGCGGCCGGCTATGCCACCTACCGCTACCAGCTGGGCGCCTTTGTCGCGGGCGGGCTGCTGGCGGGACTGGCGGGGTTTCTCTATGCGATCCAGTTCGGCTTCGTCAATCCGGAAATCGCGTCGTGGCACCAGTCGGGCAACGCCATGCTGATGGTGATCCTGGGCGGTGTCGGCAGCCTGGCCGGCGCGGTGCTGGGCGCGTTCTCGTTCGTGCTGCTGGCCGAGTGGTTCAGTACCCTGACCAAGCACTGGCAGCTGCTGATGGGCGGCTTCATCATTGTCGCGGTGGCGCTGCTGCCGCGCGGGCTGGTCAGCCTGCCATCGGTGCTGCGGCACGGGCGCCGTCGGCGCCGCAATGGCGATGCGGGCTCCGGCACCGGCGAAGCCCCTGCGGAGCCGCGCAGCCATACGGAGGCCGCATGA
- a CDS encoding branched-chain amino acid ABC transporter permease, whose protein sequence is MDIVSFLIQCLNSVQYGLLLFLVASGLTLIFGIMGVINLAHGSFYMLGAYLAFTLAGLTGNLFIAIPLGIVLAVAFGYVLEWAFFSYLYERDHLQQVLMTYGLILVFEELRSILVGDDVHGVQVPALLDGALPIGNDMTYPVYRLFISAICLVVALAMYYVIRRTRLGMMIRAGATNREMVQSLGINITVLYRFVFALGVALAVLAGMIAAPVSSVYPGMGAQVLIVCFVVVVIGGIGSVKGALVASLLLGFVDTFGKVFWQEAAGVLIYLLMAVILLWKPQGLFKAG, encoded by the coding sequence ATGGACATCGTCTCCTTCCTCATCCAATGCCTGAACAGCGTCCAGTACGGCCTGCTGCTGTTCCTGGTTGCCAGCGGCCTGACGCTGATCTTCGGCATCATGGGCGTGATCAACCTGGCTCATGGCAGCTTCTACATGCTGGGCGCCTACCTCGCCTTCACGCTGGCCGGCCTGACCGGCAACCTGTTCATTGCGATTCCGCTGGGCATCGTGCTGGCGGTGGCGTTCGGCTATGTGCTGGAGTGGGCCTTCTTCAGCTACCTGTACGAGCGCGACCACCTGCAGCAGGTGCTGATGACCTACGGCCTGATCCTGGTATTCGAAGAGCTGCGCAGCATCCTGGTCGGCGATGACGTGCACGGCGTGCAGGTGCCGGCGTTGCTCGACGGCGCGCTGCCGATCGGCAACGACATGACCTACCCGGTGTACCGGCTGTTCATCTCCGCCATCTGCCTGGTGGTGGCGCTGGCGATGTACTACGTGATCCGCCGCACGCGCCTGGGCATGATGATCCGTGCCGGCGCGACCAACCGCGAGATGGTGCAGTCGCTGGGCATCAATATCACGGTGCTGTACCGCTTCGTGTTTGCGCTGGGGGTGGCGCTGGCGGTGCTGGCCGGCATGATCGCCGCGCCGGTGTCGTCGGTGTATCCGGGCATGGGCGCGCAGGTGCTGATCGTGTGCTTCGTGGTGGTGGTGATCGGCGGCATCGGCTCGGTCAAGGGCGCGCTGGTGGCGTCGCTGCTGCTGGGTTTTGTCGATACCTTCGGCAAGGTGTTCTGGCAGGAGGCGGCCGGCGTGCTGATCTACCTGTTGATGGCGGTGATCCTGCTGTGGAAGCCGCAGGGGCTGTTCAAGGCGGGATGA
- a CDS encoding ABC transporter substrate-binding protein, whose translation MRRFPSRRLAPACLAAAAVFAMAGAAAQPAAPAAGAPAGGKIKIGFMLPYTGTYAALGNAIENGFRMYVQQQGGKLGGREIEYFKVDDESDPAKAPENATKLVKRDQVDVVVGTVHSGVQMGIVKVAKENNTLLIIPNAGVDEATGPLCGPNIFRTSFSNWQPGYAMGQVLGERGLKKVVTLTWKYAAGEQSVKGFKEAFEAKGGKVVKELSLPFPNVEFQALITEVASLKPDAVFVFFAGGGAVKFVKDWAAAGLKDKIPLYGSGFLTDGTLEAQGNAAQGLETTLHYADGLTNPRDKNFRLDYAKTYKLQPDVYAVQGYDAAQLLAAGAAAVKGDMTRKADLYKAMGGARIDSPRGAFTLSKAHNPVQDFYLRKVDGRENKVSAVAVKALADPARGCRL comes from the coding sequence ATGCGTCGCTTCCCATCGCGCAGGCTCGCGCCTGCCTGCCTTGCCGCCGCCGCCGTCTTTGCCATGGCCGGCGCTGCCGCGCAGCCCGCGGCCCCCGCGGCCGGCGCCCCCGCCGGCGGCAAGATCAAGATCGGCTTCATGCTGCCGTACACCGGCACCTACGCCGCGCTGGGCAACGCCATCGAGAACGGCTTCCGCATGTACGTGCAGCAGCAGGGCGGCAAGCTGGGCGGGCGCGAGATCGAATACTTCAAGGTCGACGACGAATCCGATCCGGCCAAGGCGCCGGAGAACGCCACCAAGCTGGTCAAGCGCGACCAGGTCGACGTGGTGGTCGGCACGGTGCATTCCGGCGTGCAGATGGGCATCGTCAAGGTGGCCAAGGAAAACAACACGCTGCTGATCATTCCCAATGCCGGCGTCGACGAGGCCACCGGGCCGCTGTGCGGGCCCAACATCTTCCGCACCTCGTTCTCGAACTGGCAGCCGGGCTATGCCATGGGCCAGGTGCTGGGCGAGCGCGGCCTGAAGAAGGTGGTGACGCTGACCTGGAAATACGCCGCCGGCGAGCAGTCGGTCAAGGGCTTCAAGGAGGCGTTCGAGGCCAAGGGCGGCAAGGTGGTGAAGGAGCTGAGCCTGCCGTTCCCCAATGTCGAGTTCCAGGCGCTGATCACGGAAGTGGCGTCGCTCAAGCCCGATGCCGTGTTCGTGTTCTTTGCCGGCGGCGGCGCGGTCAAGTTCGTCAAGGACTGGGCCGCGGCCGGGCTGAAGGACAAGATCCCGCTGTATGGTTCGGGCTTCCTGACCGACGGCACGCTCGAGGCGCAGGGCAACGCCGCGCAGGGCCTGGAAACCACGCTGCATTACGCCGACGGCCTGACCAACCCGCGCGACAAGAACTTCCGCCTGGACTACGCCAAGACCTACAAGCTGCAGCCCGACGTGTACGCGGTGCAAGGCTACGATGCCGCCCAGCTGCTGGCGGCCGGTGCGGCCGCGGTGAAGGGCGACATGACGCGCAAGGCCGACCTGTACAAGGCCATGGGCGGCGCCAGGATCGACAGCCCGCGCGGGGCCTTCACGCTGTCGAAGGCGCACAACCCGGTGCAGGACTTTTATCTGCGCAAGGTGGACGGGCGCGAGAACAAGGTCAGCGCGGTGGCGGTGAAGGCGCTGGCCGATCCGGCGCGCGGGTGCAGGTTGTAA
- a CDS encoding alpha/beta fold hydrolase — MPSSLVEIPFDNRRIQIEYQWLRPERAQRPLVVFLHEGLGSVSMWRDFPLAFCEAGDYRGLVFSRYGYGRSTPRPHDEKWRPDFMHRQAREALPALFDALEIGPGRARGIPWLLGHSDGGSIALIHAASFPRAVAGITVLAPHIVVEDLSVRSIAATRQAYLETDLRERLARHHADVDSAFWGWNDIWLDPEFRRWDLRPLLSGIQCPVLAVQGEDDEYGTMAQIEGIHRYAPQTTLLKLARCGHAPHRDQKDPLTLAAVRHINAYTSNLK; from the coding sequence ATGCCCAGCAGCCTGGTCGAGATCCCGTTCGACAACCGCCGCATCCAGATCGAATACCAGTGGCTGCGCCCCGAGCGCGCGCAGCGTCCGCTGGTGGTGTTCCTGCACGAGGGCCTCGGCTCGGTCAGCATGTGGCGCGACTTTCCGCTGGCCTTCTGCGAGGCCGGCGATTACCGCGGGCTGGTGTTTTCCCGCTACGGCTACGGCCGCTCCACGCCGCGGCCGCACGACGAGAAGTGGCGCCCCGATTTCATGCACCGGCAGGCGCGCGAGGCGCTGCCCGCGCTGTTCGATGCGCTCGAGATCGGACCCGGCCGCGCGCGCGGCATACCCTGGCTGCTCGGCCACAGCGATGGCGGTTCGATCGCGCTGATCCACGCCGCCAGCTTTCCGCGCGCCGTGGCGGGCATCACCGTGCTGGCGCCGCATATCGTGGTCGAAGACCTGTCGGTGCGCAGCATCGCGGCGACGCGCCAGGCCTATCTCGAAACCGACCTGCGCGAGCGGCTGGCGCGCCACCACGCAGATGTCGATTCCGCCTTCTGGGGCTGGAACGATATCTGGCTCGATCCGGAATTCCGCCGCTGGGACCTGCGGCCGCTGCTGTCCGGCATCCAATGCCCGGTGCTGGCGGTGCAGGGCGAGGACGACGAGTACGGCACCATGGCGCAGATCGAGGGTATCCATCGATATGCCCCCCAGACCACCTTGCTTAAACTCGCGCGATGCGGACATGCGCCCCATCGCGACCAAAAAGATCCGTTGACGCTGGCGGCGGTTCGGCATATAAACGCATATACTTCAAACCTAAAATAA
- a CDS encoding benzoate-CoA ligase family protein: MTPPNPAAAADGTVGAIAALPSRLPLRYNAAEDLLSRNLAAGRGGKTAYRDDTTALTYAELDDRARRFAGALRAAGLRQEERVLVCALDTVDFPVVFLGCLLAGVVPVAVNTLLTADDYAYMLGHSGARAVVVSEPLLPVMQAAIAQSGLAPTVIQAAPHPGAAPSCSVGAMLARTRTPAPTASTGPDDMAFWLYSSGSTGRPKGTVHTHANLFHTADLYARQVLGMREDDVVFSAAKLFFAYGLGNALTFPMSVGATTVLMAERPTPAAVFKRLCEHKPTVFCGVPTLFAGMLAAPDLPARAQVALRVCTSAGEALPRDIGERFLAHFGCDILDGIGSTEMLHIFLSNRPGAVRYGTTGVPVPGYELKLLDEQGEPCADGEIGDLYIRGPSAALMYWCNRDKSRETFVGAWTRSGDKYLRDADGYYTYAGRSDDMLKVGGIYVSPFEVEAALAQHPAVLEAAVIGVTDADELVKPKAFVVLRPGQQWHDGMAAELQAFVKSRLAPYKYPRRIECVPELPKTATGKIQRFRLRQREQAARG, translated from the coding sequence ATGACGCCCCCGAACCCTGCCGCGGCTGCCGACGGCACCGTTGGTGCCATTGCGGCGCTGCCGTCACGCTTGCCGTTACGCTATAACGCCGCCGAGGACCTGTTGTCGCGCAACCTCGCGGCAGGCCGTGGCGGCAAGACCGCATACCGCGACGACACCACCGCGCTGACCTACGCCGAACTCGATGACCGGGCCCGCCGCTTTGCCGGCGCGCTGCGCGCGGCCGGCTTGCGCCAGGAAGAGCGCGTGCTGGTATGCGCGCTCGACACCGTCGATTTTCCGGTGGTATTTCTCGGCTGCCTGCTGGCGGGCGTGGTGCCGGTGGCGGTCAATACCCTGCTGACGGCGGACGACTACGCCTACATGCTGGGCCACAGCGGCGCGCGCGCGGTGGTGGTGTCCGAGCCGCTGCTGCCGGTGATGCAGGCCGCGATCGCCCAGAGCGGGCTGGCCCCGACCGTGATCCAGGCCGCGCCGCACCCCGGCGCCGCGCCGTCGTGCAGCGTCGGCGCGATGCTGGCGCGCACGCGCACACCGGCGCCGACTGCCAGCACCGGACCCGACGACATGGCGTTCTGGCTGTACTCGTCGGGCTCCACCGGCCGGCCCAAGGGCACCGTGCATACCCACGCCAACCTGTTCCATACCGCCGACCTCTATGCCCGCCAAGTGCTGGGCATGCGCGAGGACGACGTGGTGTTCTCCGCCGCCAAGCTGTTCTTTGCCTACGGGCTGGGCAACGCGCTGACCTTCCCGATGTCGGTCGGCGCCACCACCGTGCTGATGGCCGAGCGGCCCACGCCGGCGGCAGTGTTCAAACGCCTGTGCGAGCACAAGCCGACGGTATTCTGCGGCGTGCCGACGCTGTTCGCCGGCATGCTGGCGGCGCCCGACCTGCCGGCGCGCGCGCAGGTGGCCCTGCGCGTGTGCACCTCGGCCGGGGAGGCGCTGCCGCGCGATATCGGCGAACGCTTCCTGGCGCATTTCGGCTGCGACATCCTCGACGGCATCGGCTCCACCGAAATGCTGCATATCTTCCTGTCGAACCGGCCGGGCGCGGTGCGCTACGGCACCACCGGCGTGCCGGTGCCGGGCTATGAACTCAAGCTGCTCGACGAGCAGGGCGAGCCGTGCGCGGATGGCGAGATCGGCGACCTCTACATCCGCGGCCCGAGCGCCGCGCTGATGTACTGGTGCAACCGCGACAAGAGCCGCGAGACCTTTGTCGGCGCCTGGACCCGCAGCGGCGACAAGTACCTGCGCGATGCGGACGGCTACTACACCTACGCCGGCCGCAGCGACGACATGCTCAAGGTCGGCGGCATCTACGTCTCGCCGTTCGAGGTCGAGGCCGCGCTGGCACAGCATCCGGCCGTGCTCGAAGCCGCGGTGATCGGCGTGACCGATGCCGACGAACTGGTCAAGCCCAAGGCGTTCGTGGTGCTGCGCCCGGGCCAGCAATGGCATGACGGCATGGCGGCGGAACTGCAGGCCTTTGTCAAGTCGCGCCTGGCGCCGTACAAGTACCCGCGCCGGATCGAATGCGTGCCGGAATTGCCCAAGACCGCGACCGGCAAGATCCAGCGCTTCCGGCTGCGCCAGCGCGAGCAGGCCGCGCGCGGCTGA